The following coding sequences are from one Aquificaceae bacterium window:
- the ruvX gene encoding Holliday junction resolvase RuvX, with protein MKVLAIDYGSKRIGLALGDTTLGIALPLEVIENKGEKTLQVISNKVKDFGVHIILIGLPLTQRGKEGQRAKEVKGFTEKLKEFLPEDVEIILWDERYTTEEAYRLMQGVGLKRKERLKDSLSAYIILLEYMESL; from the coding sequence TTGAAGGTCCTTGCAATAGATTATGGCAGTAAGCGTATAGGATTAGCCCTTGGAGATACGACCCTTGGTATAGCTTTACCGCTGGAGGTTATTGAAAATAAGGGTGAGAAAACCTTACAAGTTATATCTAATAAAGTAAAAGACTTTGGGGTTCACATCATTTTGATAGGACTTCCTCTTACACAAAGGGGGAAGGAGGGACAAAGGGCAAAAGAGGTAAAAGGCTTTACAGAAAAACTAAAGGAGTTCCTGCCAGAAGATGTTGAGATAATACTTTGGGATGAGAGATACACTACAGAAGAGGCTTATAGGCTCATGCAAGGTGTAGGCTTAAAGAGAAAGGAAAGACTCAAAGACAGCCTGTCAGCCTACATTATACTTCTGGAGTATATGGAAAGCCTATGA
- a CDS encoding DUF2892 domain-containing protein encodes MEKNMAVWDRAIRIVLGLVFLYLAFTKGGAWWILGLIGIVFIGTSAIGFCPLYRVVGIKTG; translated from the coding sequence ATGGAAAAAAACATGGCAGTTTGGGACAGAGCTATAAGGATAGTCTTGGGGCTTGTTTTCCTTTACCTTGCCTTTACAAAAGGCGGTGCTTGGTGGATACTGGGTTTAATAGGCATAGTGTTCATAGGAACTTCTGCTATAGGCTTTTGTCCCCTATATAGGGTGGTAGGCATAAAGACAGGTTGA
- a CDS encoding DUF72 domain-containing protein, with the protein MRVYIGCSGFFYKDWVGGFYPPLLKREDYIRFYSKYFEVVEINSSFYNFPNRGAVKSMLSRTSSLKFAFKAHRVFTHDRNYLQEDVKKFLHAIEPVIEEDRFIAILFQFPESFGYREENLQHIKRLSEDFRGLQKVVEIRNKSFKKSDFYSFLEELGFSLVNTDAPKGGGFLVGPWVGVGGINYVRIHGRDHEKPYDYLYSLEELKKIKEKIKKLGNKDTYVFFNNTVKARAVLNALQLKLLFGIRVDIPKSLQSSLREKEWE; encoded by the coding sequence TTGAGGGTATACATAGGCTGTAGCGGGTTTTTCTACAAAGACTGGGTGGGAGGGTTTTACCCTCCTCTTTTAAAAAGGGAGGATTACATAAGGTTCTATTCTAAATACTTTGAGGTGGTGGAGATAAACTCGTCCTTTTATAACTTTCCCAACAGAGGAGCGGTAAAGAGCATGCTTTCCAGAACTTCAAGTTTGAAGTTTGCTTTCAAAGCTCATAGAGTCTTTACCCATGATAGAAACTATCTCCAAGAAGACGTTAAGAAGTTTCTACACGCCATAGAACCTGTCATTGAAGAGGATCGCTTTATTGCAATTCTTTTCCAATTTCCTGAAAGCTTTGGCTACAGAGAAGAAAACCTTCAGCATATAAAAAGACTCTCAGAGGATTTCAGAGGTTTACAAAAGGTTGTTGAGATAAGAAACAAAAGCTTCAAAAAGTCAGATTTTTATAGTTTCCTTGAAGAACTCGGCTTTTCTCTCGTTAACACTGATGCACCGAAGGGAGGTGGCTTTCTTGTAGGTCCGTGGGTTGGGGTAGGTGGGATAAACTACGTGAGGATTCATGGTAGAGACCATGAAAAGCCTTACGACTACCTTTATTCCCTTGAAGAGCTCAAAAAAATAAAGGAAAAAATCAAAAAGTTAGGGAACAAGGACACATACGTATTTTTTAACAATACGGTAAAAGCCCGAGCAGTGCTTAACGCACTTCAGTTAAAACTACTTTTTGGTATAAGAGTGGACATTCCCAAAAGCCTTCAAAGCTCCTTGAGAGAGAAAGAGTGGGAATAG
- the atpA gene encoding F0F1 ATP synthase subunit alpha, whose protein sequence is MATITYEEALQLLREQIKGFEASAKMEEVGVVYYVGDGVARAYGLDNVMANELVEFEGGTMGLAFNLEEDNVGIIVLGSESGIREGSIVRRTGRILDAPVGEGLIGRVIDPLGNPLDGKGPIKYEYRSPVEKIAPGVVKRKSVHEPLQTGIKAIDAMIPIGRGQRELIIGDRSTGKTTICIDTILNQKDTDVYCIYVAIGQKRSTTARIIELLERSGAMEYTCVVVASATDPASLQYLAPFVGCTIGEYFRDNGKHALIIYDDLSKHAEAYRQLSLLMRRPPGREAYPGDVFYLHSRLLERAAKLNDELGAGSLTALPIIETKAGDVAAYIPTNVISITDGQIYLEPDLFNKGIRPAINVGLSVSRVGGAAQIKAMKQVAGTLRLELAQFRELEAFVQFASELDKATQQTINRGLRLVELLKQEPYNPIPVEKQIIAIYAGTNGYLDDLPVESVRKFEKELYVYLDKERPDLLKEIREKKALDDQLKAKIDQALKDFKSKFIP, encoded by the coding sequence ATGGCGACTATAACCTATGAAGAAGCTCTTCAGTTATTGAGAGAGCAGATAAAGGGCTTTGAAGCGTCCGCAAAGATGGAAGAGGTGGGTGTGGTCTATTACGTGGGTGATGGTGTGGCAAGGGCTTATGGACTTGATAATGTGATGGCGAACGAGCTTGTGGAGTTTGAAGGCGGAACCATGGGACTTGCCTTTAACCTTGAAGAGGACAACGTGGGTATTATAGTGCTTGGTAGCGAGAGCGGTATAAGGGAAGGCTCAATAGTTAGGAGAACGGGAAGGATCTTGGACGCTCCTGTGGGTGAGGGGCTCATAGGAAGGGTTATAGACCCTTTGGGCAACCCTCTTGACGGAAAGGGACCTATAAAGTATGAATACAGGTCTCCAGTGGAGAAGATAGCACCAGGGGTTGTAAAGAGAAAGTCGGTGCATGAGCCACTCCAGACGGGCATAAAAGCTATAGATGCTATGATACCTATAGGAAGAGGTCAAAGGGAGTTAATTATTGGAGACAGGTCTACTGGAAAAACTACCATATGCATAGACACCATACTAAACCAGAAGGATACAGACGTTTATTGTATATACGTTGCTATAGGTCAAAAGAGGTCAACTACCGCAAGGATTATAGAACTTCTTGAAAGAAGTGGTGCTATGGAATACACTTGCGTGGTAGTGGCATCCGCTACAGACCCAGCATCTCTGCAATATCTTGCTCCCTTTGTAGGATGCACCATAGGAGAATACTTTAGGGACAACGGAAAACATGCTCTTATCATCTATGACGACCTTTCAAAGCATGCGGAAGCCTACAGACAGCTTTCCCTTCTTATGAGAAGACCTCCTGGTAGAGAAGCGTATCCTGGAGATGTCTTTTATCTACACTCAAGACTTTTGGAGCGTGCAGCGAAGCTAAATGACGAATTAGGTGCAGGTTCCCTTACCGCCTTACCCATAATAGAAACAAAGGCTGGAGACGTAGCTGCCTATATTCCCACAAATGTTATATCTATAACTGACGGGCAGATATACCTTGAACCAGACCTCTTTAACAAAGGCATAAGACCAGCTATAAACGTGGGTCTTTCTGTTTCAAGGGTTGGTGGTGCGGCACAGATAAAGGCTATGAAACAGGTAGCTGGAACTCTAAGACTTGAGCTCGCACAGTTTAGGGAGTTGGAAGCTTTTGTGCAGTTTGCTTCGGAGCTTGACAAGGCTACACAGCAAACTATAAATAGAGGTCTTAGGCTCGTGGAGCTTCTAAAGCAAGAACCCTATAACCCTATTCCTGTTGAGAAGCAGATAATAGCCATATACGCAGGAACGAATGGATACCTTGATGACCTGCCTGTGGAATCTGTAAGAAAGTTTGAAAAGGAGCTATATGTCTATCTTGACAAGGAAAGACCAGACCTGCTAAAAGAGATAAGGGAGAAGAAAGCCCTTGATGACCAGCTAAAAGCAAAGATAGACCAAGCCCTCAAAGATTTCAAATCCAAGTTTATTCCTTGA
- a CDS encoding MlaE family lipid ABC transporter permease subunit, producing MLRIFEEVGKATLLTLWGLYYLFRKPPKARHFFKQLAYLASETIPVVVITSIFSGGVIALQTYSTFSRFNAEFLIGAVVAISMGRELGPVLASLMVVARVGSAMTAQIGTMRITEQIDALEVMGINPKSYLVSPRLFAGIVGVPMLVVIADISGIFGGWFVAVKLFGVNEYLFWEKMKDLVELYDFIGGLYKAVFFGFIISAVSCYFGYYTKGGTEGVGRATTNSVVTSSMLILISDYFLTAIIF from the coding sequence ATGTTAAGAATTTTTGAAGAGGTTGGAAAAGCTACACTTCTTACCCTGTGGGGTCTGTATTACCTTTTTAGAAAACCTCCGAAGGCAAGACATTTTTTTAAACAGCTTGCCTATTTGGCATCAGAAACTATACCTGTGGTAGTTATAACCTCTATTTTTTCTGGTGGCGTTATAGCACTCCAGACCTATAGCACCTTTAGTCGCTTTAATGCGGAGTTTCTCATCGGTGCAGTAGTTGCCATATCCATGGGAAGGGAGCTTGGACCAGTGCTTGCCTCCCTCATGGTGGTGGCAAGGGTAGGCTCTGCAATGACTGCTCAAATAGGCACAATGAGGATAACAGAGCAGATAGACGCCCTTGAGGTAATGGGAATAAACCCAAAGAGCTATCTTGTGTCTCCAAGGTTATTTGCAGGCATTGTGGGTGTCCCTATGCTTGTGGTAATTGCGGACATATCTGGCATATTTGGTGGCTGGTTTGTGGCGGTAAAACTCTTTGGAGTAAACGAATACCTCTTCTGGGAGAAAATGAAAGACTTGGTAGAGCTATATGACTTCATCGGCGGTCTATACAAGGCGGTCTTTTTTGGCTTTATTATCTCTGCGGTTAGCTGTTATTTTGGATACTACACAAAGGGTGGAACAGAAGGCGTGGGAAGGGCTACTACCAATAGTGTGGTAACCTCATCTATGCTTATCCTAATATCCGACTACTTCTTGACTGCCATAATATTTTGA
- a CDS encoding polyprenyl synthetase family protein, giving the protein MENLQRWKEKIEGRLRDLLRPFEPQLLYQAMSYYLFQEGKRIRPLFLCAVCNALGGDIEDAITVGCAVEMVHNYSLIHDDLPALDNDSVRRGKPTCHLVFGEDLAILAGDALLTYAFEVLSTRENFRSIQDRELLLLIRELAFDSGFNGMVGGQVMDIRKLSSQEEISLKKTARLFSFCFKAGGIVAKRSDLFRNLEILGLKAGLLFQMVDDLKDKDGFYLLYGEALWEKIQELERECITLAEDIGIKTEEVLKLLEIVVGGGGGIRTPGGL; this is encoded by the coding sequence ATGGAAAACCTTCAAAGATGGAAGGAGAAGATAGAAGGGAGGCTTAGAGACCTTCTAAGACCCTTTGAGCCACAGCTCCTTTATCAAGCCATGTCCTATTACCTTTTTCAGGAAGGCAAACGCATAAGACCTCTCTTTTTGTGTGCGGTATGCAACGCCCTTGGTGGTGATATAGAGGATGCCATTACTGTAGGCTGTGCAGTGGAGATGGTGCATAACTACTCTTTGATTCATGACGACCTTCCTGCACTTGATAACGACAGCGTAAGGAGAGGAAAACCCACATGCCACTTAGTTTTTGGTGAAGACCTCGCCATACTGGCAGGTGATGCCTTGCTTACTTATGCCTTTGAAGTGCTCTCTACAAGAGAAAACTTTAGAAGCATACAAGACAGAGAGCTTTTATTACTCATCAGAGAACTTGCTTTTGATTCTGGATTTAATGGTATGGTGGGTGGACAGGTTATGGATATAAGAAAGCTCTCCTCTCAAGAAGAGATAAGCCTCAAGAAAACCGCAAGGCTTTTCTCCTTTTGTTTCAAAGCTGGTGGCATAGTAGCCAAAAGGTCAGACCTTTTTAGAAATCTTGAAATTTTGGGTCTAAAGGCAGGTTTGCTCTTTCAGATGGTGGATGACCTAAAGGACAAGGATGGCTTTTATCTTTTGTATGGCGAGGCTCTATGGGAAAAGATACAGGAACTTGAAAGAGAGTGTATAACTTTAGCTGAGGATATTGGCATAAAGACCGAGGAGGTTTTGAAACTTTTAGAGATTGTGGTTGGCGGAGGGGGAGGGATTCGAACCCCCGGTGGGCTGTGA
- the mltG gene encoding endolytic transglycosylase MltG, which translates to MKYLKFLLPVIILVLFVFYSFLPVNIQEKTVEIAYRTSTKDIAFQLYKEGLLRNPMSFLIIHAVYKKKLEAGEYEFKGLVYPWDIYEKLSKGLKKVYRITIPEGSDIYDIARILEENHICSAEDFLKYALSEDTVKKYGLKVGSMEGFLFPDTYFFSKNTHPLRVIDVMHKNFLKKTEELREKLEEKGLTLEEWVTIASMIEKETAKPEERPLVSAVIHNRLRKGMKLQIDPTVIYALKRRNMWEGRLTLRHLRLEDPYNTYVYFGLPPSPICNPGLESLKAALEPAEVDYLYFVADGSGGHYFSKTYQEHSIRVREYRNARR; encoded by the coding sequence ATGAAATACCTAAAGTTCCTTCTTCCAGTTATTATTTTGGTGCTCTTTGTTTTTTATTCCTTCCTACCTGTAAATATACAGGAAAAAACCGTGGAAATAGCATACCGCACATCCACAAAGGATATAGCCTTCCAATTATACAAGGAAGGGCTTTTGAGAAATCCTATGAGTTTTTTAATTATTCATGCGGTATACAAGAAAAAACTGGAAGCAGGAGAGTATGAGTTCAAAGGTCTTGTATATCCCTGGGATATATACGAAAAGCTTAGTAAGGGTTTAAAGAAGGTTTACAGGATAACTATACCGGAAGGTTCAGATATCTACGATATAGCAAGAATCTTGGAGGAAAACCACATATGCTCTGCAGAAGACTTTCTAAAATATGCTCTTTCTGAAGACACTGTTAAAAAATATGGGCTTAAGGTGGGCAGTATGGAAGGCTTTCTTTTCCCAGACACCTATTTTTTCTCAAAAAATACTCACCCATTGAGAGTTATAGATGTAATGCACAAAAACTTTCTGAAAAAAACCGAAGAGCTTAGGGAAAAACTTGAAGAGAAAGGACTAACCCTTGAAGAATGGGTTACCATAGCATCCATGATAGAGAAGGAGACCGCAAAGCCTGAAGAGAGACCTCTCGTGTCCGCAGTTATACACAACAGACTAAGAAAGGGTATGAAACTGCAGATAGACCCTACTGTTATATACGCACTAAAAAGAAGGAATATGTGGGAAGGTCGCCTTACACTAAGACATCTTAGACTTGAAGACCCATATAATACTTACGTTTATTTTGGTCTTCCACCATCTCCCATATGCAACCCTGGACTTGAATCCCTAAAGGCTGCTCTTGAACCTGCGGAAGTTGATTATTTATACTTTGTTGCGGATGGTTCAGGAGGGCACTATTTCAGTAAAACATATCAAGAGCACAGCATAAGAGTAAGGGAATATAGGAATGCAAGAAGGTAG
- the rpmB gene encoding 50S ribosomal protein L28 produces the protein MARCYVCGKTTKFGKSVTFSGERNPRTFKPNLQKVRIVLEDGTVKRVYVCTKCLKAGKVVKAVSVRD, from the coding sequence ATGGCAAGGTGTTATGTTTGTGGAAAGACCACCAAGTTTGGAAAGAGTGTGACTTTCTCCGGAGAGCGAAATCCAAGGACCTTTAAACCAAACCTTCAGAAGGTTAGGATTGTTCTTGAGGATGGAACTGTAAAAAGAGTATATGTTTGCACCAAGTGTCTAAAAGCAGGTAAGGTGGTAAAGGCGGTTTCTGTAAGAGACTGA
- the aroC gene encoding chorismate synthase gives MPIRFLTAGESHGKALVCILEGIPANLELSSEYINRELQRRQRGYGRGGRMKIESDRVEFLSGLRFGKTLGSPISMVIWNKDWENWQEKMAYEGEQPESLVPFVRPRPGHADLAGGIKYNQRDLRNILERASARETASRVAVGAVCKRFLEEFGIKIGSYVLSIGKVKPPIEEQDLWRRHQLAELSEVRFPDPTKDEEFIRAIDEAKEKGESLGGVFEVFALGVPPGLGSHIQWDKRIDGRIAQAMMSVQAIKGVEIGLGFESGERFGSEVHDEIGWSEGEGYFRYSNNLGGTEGGITNGMPIVVRCVMKPIPTLTKPLRSVDINTKEGVKAGKERSDVVAVPAASVVGEAMLAIVLADALLEKLGGDFMEEIKERFERYIQHVKNF, from the coding sequence ATGCCTATTAGGTTTCTTACCGCAGGAGAGTCGCACGGGAAGGCGTTAGTATGCATCCTTGAGGGTATTCCTGCAAACCTTGAGCTTTCCTCCGAGTATATAAACAGAGAGCTTCAAAGAAGGCAAAGAGGCTATGGCAGAGGAGGGAGGATGAAGATAGAAAGCGACAGGGTGGAGTTTCTCTCTGGTCTGCGTTTTGGCAAAACCTTGGGAAGTCCCATAAGTATGGTTATATGGAACAAAGACTGGGAAAACTGGCAGGAGAAGATGGCATATGAGGGAGAGCAACCAGAGAGCCTTGTGCCCTTTGTGAGACCTCGCCCAGGTCATGCGGACTTGGCAGGTGGCATAAAGTATAACCAAAGAGACCTAAGGAACATCCTTGAAAGAGCATCCGCCAGAGAAACCGCCTCAAGGGTTGCGGTTGGAGCGGTTTGCAAAAGGTTTCTTGAAGAGTTTGGTATAAAAATAGGTAGCTATGTGCTCAGCATAGGAAAGGTTAAGCCTCCCATAGAGGAGCAAGACCTTTGGAGAAGACATCAACTTGCAGAACTCTCCGAGGTGCGTTTTCCAGACCCTACAAAGGACGAGGAGTTTATAAGAGCAATAGATGAGGCAAAGGAAAAGGGAGAGAGCCTTGGTGGTGTTTTTGAAGTCTTTGCCTTGGGCGTTCCTCCCGGTCTTGGAAGTCATATTCAATGGGACAAGCGTATAGATGGCAGGATAGCTCAGGCTATGATGAGTGTGCAGGCAATAAAAGGTGTGGAGATTGGGCTCGGCTTTGAAAGCGGGGAGCGTTTTGGCTCTGAAGTTCATGACGAAATAGGCTGGTCGGAAGGGGAAGGGTATTTTAGATACAGCAACAACCTCGGTGGCACAGAGGGAGGCATAACCAACGGTATGCCTATTGTGGTTAGGTGTGTTATGAAACCCATACCAACTTTGACAAAGCCACTTAGAAGTGTGGACATAAACACCAAGGAAGGAGTAAAGGCTGGAAAGGAAAGAAGCGATGTGGTGGCAGTGCCTGCCGCATCTGTAGTAGGTGAAGCCATGCTTGCTATAGTGCTTGCAGACGCCCTACTTGAAAAACTGGGTGGAGACTTCATGGAAGAGATAAAGGAAAGGTTTGAAAGGTATATCCAACATGTTAAGAATTTTTGA
- a CDS encoding tetratricopeptide repeat protein, with product MRDISKDAKELLEKALQEHMAGNIQQAIELYKQSIEIQPTAEAYTYMGWAYSMLGELETAIELCLKAIEIDPDFGNPYNDIGSYLMAMGKLDEAIPWLKRAITAPRYEPRQYPHMNLARIYLMKGMYKDALIEVENAIRVAPDYKPAHILRHQILAMLN from the coding sequence ATGAGGGATATAAGCAAGGACGCAAAAGAGCTTTTGGAGAAGGCTCTTCAGGAGCATATGGCTGGAAATATACAGCAAGCTATAGAACTCTACAAACAGTCCATAGAAATTCAACCTACTGCGGAAGCGTATACTTACATGGGCTGGGCGTATAGCATGCTTGGTGAGCTTGAAACCGCAATAGAGCTCTGTCTTAAGGCTATAGAAATAGACCCAGATTTTGGAAACCCATATAACGATATAGGTTCATATCTTATGGCTATGGGGAAGCTTGACGAGGCTATTCCATGGCTCAAAAGGGCAATAACTGCACCAAGATACGAACCAAGGCAATATCCTCATATGAACTTGGCAAGGATATATCTTATGAAGGGAATGTATAAGGATGCACTAATAGAAGTGGAGAATGCCATAAGGGTAGCTCCAGATTACAAGCCAGCGCATATATTGAGGCATCAGATATTAGCTATGCTAAACTAA
- a CDS encoding archaemetzincin family Zn-dependent metalloprotease, whose translation MEKRLILATAKNIKEVFGFEVRFSYITLPPRLGFNPYRRQYHASTILEFLSKVYYPDMLKFIALLSFDLYEEGLNFVFGLAQLGGKYAVVNTHRLHSQEERLFFERVFREVNHELGHTFGLTHCKNRECVMSFSNSLQDVDAKSRFFCESCSKILPKP comes from the coding sequence GTGGAAAAGAGGCTTATACTTGCCACAGCAAAAAACATAAAAGAGGTGTTTGGCTTTGAAGTAAGATTTTCATACATTACACTTCCGCCAAGACTGGGCTTTAACCCTTATAGAAGACAATATCATGCCAGCACAATTTTAGAGTTCCTGTCAAAAGTCTATTATCCTGACATGTTAAAGTTTATAGCACTTTTGTCCTTTGACCTCTACGAAGAAGGTTTGAATTTTGTATTTGGACTTGCCCAACTTGGAGGAAAGTATGCGGTAGTAAACACACACAGACTTCATAGCCAAGAGGAAAGACTTTTCTTTGAAAGGGTTTTCAGAGAGGTAAACCATGAACTCGGTCATACTTTTGGGCTTACACATTGCAAAAACAGGGAGTGTGTTATGAGCTTCTCCAACAGCCTGCAGGATGTGGATGCTAAGAGTAGGTTTTTCTGTGAGAGTTGTAGTAAAATACTTCCAAAACCCTAA
- the smpB gene encoding SsrA-binding protein SmpB, whose translation MAKQTGELTVAYNKEAKAEYEILETYEAGIVLEGPEVKALRNRQTVSFKDSFVRIQDGEAWLYNLYIAPYRYATIKPPDPLRTRKLLLHKREILRLMGKVKEKGYTLIPLRVYFKNGKVKVEIALARGKKAHDRREELRQRDLERQLRRELKEGKIKL comes from the coding sequence ATGGCAAAGCAAACTGGAGAGCTTACTGTAGCCTACAACAAGGAAGCAAAGGCGGAATACGAGATATTGGAGACCTATGAAGCTGGGATAGTGCTTGAAGGACCTGAAGTAAAAGCCCTCAGAAACAGACAAACAGTTTCTTTTAAAGACAGTTTCGTGAGGATTCAAGATGGAGAGGCTTGGCTTTATAACCTGTATATTGCACCTTATCGCTATGCGACCATAAAACCTCCAGACCCACTCAGAACCAGAAAGCTCCTGCTTCATAAAAGGGAAATACTTAGGCTTATGGGAAAGGTGAAGGAAAAAGGCTATACCCTTATACCTCTGAGAGTATACTTCAAAAATGGAAAAGTGAAGGTGGAGATAGCTCTCGCTCGTGGTAAGAAGGCTCACGATAGAAGGGAAGAGCTCCGTCAAAGAGACCTTGAGAGACAGCTAAGGAGGGAGTTGAAGGAAGGGAAGATAAAGCTATAA